The proteins below are encoded in one region of Pseudomonadota bacterium:
- the fliF gene encoding flagellar basal-body MS-ring/collar protein FliF, with the protein MAAAELLLNNAKNYIKATPKNKLYIYLFLFVAMIGGSVLGLSLIQKENYQTLFSGLSTEDASMIVTKLKEQKVSYKLGLGGTSIYVAKDKVYDVRLLLSSQNALPGGSGIGFELFDKTNYGMTEFMQNINYKRAVQGELSRTINQMPEVKASRVHIAIPEKTLFTDREKDVTASVFLKLKPGKILSKDQTMGIVQLVAGSIENLKPENIALIDSSGKILYKGGDASSPFVVSTQQYELQKNLERKVEESIQSMLDKFLSASKSVVRASVELNLRKVEKVEEEYNPEKTVRTVEKKSREKIAGKSAKAGGVPGVASNVQNLTKKDAGKEKQEAPVRENESEREETHTTFEVSKTISKIIEPFGNIKKMSLAIVVDGKYERVKGQKGEELKYIPRSQKELNDIKNLVVRAVGYDEARGDKIEVLNMPFEVEALADEKGLLEKAERKELMYNIGKYVFYIVIFISIFFFVVRPVIGLLSRGGSIPKKQVKGIKDVYIGGGGGAIAENTEAVLGAAKPHPALVSALKDKDLVKSIIKEWVKEGA; encoded by the coding sequence ATGGCGGCGGCAGAGTTGCTTTTAAACAATGCGAAAAATTATATAAAAGCTACCCCGAAAAACAAGCTCTATATCTATTTATTTCTTTTTGTAGCTATGATCGGCGGTTCTGTTCTTGGGCTATCCTTAATTCAGAAAGAAAATTATCAGACCCTATTCTCAGGTCTTTCTACCGAAGATGCATCAATGATCGTAACAAAATTAAAAGAGCAGAAAGTTTCTTATAAACTGGGGCTTGGTGGAACAAGCATATATGTAGCGAAAGATAAGGTGTACGATGTGAGACTCTTGCTTTCATCACAGAATGCGCTGCCCGGAGGCAGCGGAATCGGATTTGAGCTCTTCGATAAGACAAACTACGGAATGACTGAATTTATGCAGAACATTAATTATAAAAGGGCGGTTCAGGGAGAGTTATCGAGAACGATCAATCAGATGCCTGAAGTGAAGGCATCGCGTGTTCACATTGCCATCCCGGAAAAGACGCTTTTTACCGACAGGGAGAAGGATGTTACTGCTTCGGTATTTTTAAAGCTTAAACCCGGAAAAATTCTATCAAAGGATCAAACCATGGGTATTGTTCAGCTTGTTGCAGGCAGTATTGAGAATCTCAAACCTGAAAATATTGCATTGATAGACTCTTCAGGAAAGATCCTTTATAAAGGCGGAGATGCAAGTTCTCCCTTTGTTGTCAGCACACAGCAGTATGAACTGCAAAAAAACCTGGAAAGAAAGGTTGAAGAATCCATACAGTCAATGCTCGACAAATTTTTATCTGCAAGCAAGTCTGTAGTAAGGGCAAGCGTGGAGCTTAACCTGAGAAAGGTGGAAAAGGTTGAAGAAGAGTATAACCCGGAAAAAACTGTTAGAACCGTAGAAAAGAAGAGCAGGGAAAAAATCGCCGGTAAATCGGCGAAGGCTGGTGGGGTGCCGGGGGTTGCATCAAACGTACAGAATTTGACAAAAAAAGACGCAGGCAAGGAAAAACAAGAAGCGCCCGTAAGGGAAAATGAATCGGAAAGAGAAGAGACACATACTACATTTGAAGTGAGTAAAACTATAAGCAAAATTATAGAACCCTTCGGCAATATCAAGAAGATGTCTCTTGCAATAGTGGTTGACGGTAAGTATGAAAGGGTGAAAGGGCAAAAAGGGGAAGAATTGAAATATATCCCCAGGTCACAGAAAGAATTGAATGATATAAAAAATCTTGTTGTTCGGGCAGTCGGTTACGATGAAGCGAGGGGTGATAAGATAGAGGTTTTAAATATGCCTTTTGAGGTAGAAGCCCTTGCCGATGAAAAGGGGCTTCTTGAGAAGGCCGAAAGAAAGGAATTGATGTATAATATAGGCAAATATGTCTTTTATATAGTCATCTTTATATCAATATTCTTTTTTGTGGTAAGGCCGGTTATCGGTTTATTAAGCAGGGGTGGATCAATACCGAAGAAGCAGGTCAAAGGCATAAAAGATGTGTATATAGGAGGCGGCGGAGGTGCAATAGCTGAAAACACGGAAGCAGTATTAGGTGCTGCCAAGCCACACCCTGCCCTTGTCAGCGCACTAAAGGACAAGGACCTTGTCAAATCTATCATTAAGGAATGGGTCAAGGAAGGGGCATAA
- the fliE gene encoding flagellar hook-basal body complex protein FliE, translating into MKIETLNLPSFTENTGATKVKGTASFVDVLKDSINKVGELEKEADNEVQKLAKMETQDIHNTMIAFEKADLNFQMMMQIRNKIISAYEEIMRMQV; encoded by the coding sequence ATGAAGATTGAAACGTTAAACCTACCCAGCTTTACCGAAAACACCGGTGCTACAAAGGTTAAAGGAACGGCATCATTTGTGGACGTTCTTAAAGATTCTATAAATAAAGTAGGTGAATTGGAAAAAGAAGCAGATAACGAAGTTCAAAAGCTTGCAAAAATGGAAACTCAGGATATTCACAATACAATGATTGCCTTCGAAAAGGCTGACCTGAACTTCCAGATGATGATGCAGATAAGAAATAAGATTATAAGTGCCTATGAAGAGATTATGAGAATGCAGGTTTAA
- the flgC gene encoding flagellar basal body rod protein FlgC has protein sequence MGILDILKISASGLKAQRTRMEVIAANLANIHTTRTEEGGPYMKKEAIFRATEVSEAREFDKILSERVNGVKVDEIATSNKPFEKVYDPSHPDADKEGYVTFPNVNLMEEMADMISATRAYEANINVVNTTKEMFIKTLEIGK, from the coding sequence ATGGGTATTCTTGATATTTTAAAAATCAGTGCTTCAGGTTTGAAAGCCCAGAGGACAAGGATGGAGGTAATTGCTGCAAACCTTGCCAATATACATACAACCAGAACGGAGGAAGGTGGGCCTTATATGAAGAAGGAGGCCATATTCAGGGCAACTGAGGTTTCCGAAGCAAGAGAGTTTGACAAAATACTCTCAGAAAGGGTTAACGGGGTGAAGGTTGATGAAATTGCCACAAGTAATAAACCTTTTGAAAAGGTTTATGATCCCAGTCATCCCGATGCGGATAAAGAAGGGTATGTAACATTTCCCAACGTGAACCTTATGGAAGAAATGGCAGACATGATATCGGCTACGAGGGCATACGAAGCGAATATCAATGTTGTTAACACGACAAAAGAGATGTTCATAAAAACGCTTGAAATAGGTAAGTAG
- the flgB gene encoding flagellar basal body rod protein FlgB, protein MDVVNLIERALTIRSYYHKVLAGNIANADTPNYKEKDIDFFEEIQKKAISQKDIEVKEKAGDEGINGMDGNTVNFENQMVKMTENSMMYNSLVQVITKKFSMMRYMINEGRR, encoded by the coding sequence ATGGATGTCGTAAATCTTATTGAAAGAGCGCTGACAATCAGGTCTTATTATCACAAAGTTCTTGCAGGGAACATAGCAAATGCTGATACTCCGAATTATAAGGAAAAAGATATTGATTTTTTTGAGGAGATTCAAAAAAAGGCAATCAGCCAGAAAGATATTGAAGTTAAAGAAAAAGCAGGAGACGAAGGCATTAACGGCATGGACGGCAACACGGTGAATTTTGAAAATCAGATGGTAAAGATGACGGAAAACAGCATGATGTACAACTCTCTTGTTCAGGTTATTACAAAAAAGTTTTCAATGATGAGATATATGATTAATGAGGGAAGAAGGTAA
- a CDS encoding sigma-54 dependent transcriptional regulator, producing the protein MKTNVLIVDDDYHMRVAMKESLSKAGYAVSFAEDGMRAIDEIKKRIFDIIITDVKMPHMNGIDLLKHIREEHPLLPVILVTAYGTIQDAVSVIKEGAFDYIQKPFNTETLYSVVKRALGVNGGKIIYSSRIMRDVFLKAERVAKSDTTVFVLGESGVGKELVARYIHENSERSKNVFVPVNCAALPENLLESELFGYEKGAFTGAFSKKMGKFEIADKGTILLDEVTEMDFRLQAKLLRVLQEREIEVVGSKYPKKVDVKVIATTNRNINKLVEEGKFREDLYYRLNVFPIVVPPLRERKEDIPELVAYFLRKYSKGMDIRINEEAMTFLMENNWKGNVRELENNIARACILSNYSVIKLTHLQEMAFIKNTPQGSVKEMEMNLILDALKSYKGNRTKAALMLGITVRTLRNKIKEYRDMGFNIPDRE; encoded by the coding sequence TTGAAGACGAACGTGCTTATTGTTGATGATGATTATCATATGAGGGTTGCCATGAAGGAATCCCTGTCAAAGGCAGGATATGCTGTTTCTTTTGCGGAAGATGGGATGAGGGCAATTGATGAAATCAAAAAACGCATTTTTGACATTATCATAACAGATGTAAAAATGCCGCATATGAATGGCATCGACCTTTTAAAACATATAAGAGAGGAGCACCCTCTACTGCCGGTGATACTTGTGACAGCATATGGGACGATCCAGGATGCTGTTAGCGTAATAAAAGAAGGCGCTTTTGATTACATCCAAAAGCCTTTTAATACTGAAACACTTTATAGCGTTGTAAAACGTGCGCTTGGCGTGAACGGTGGAAAGATTATATACTCTTCAAGGATAATGCGCGACGTTTTCCTTAAAGCAGAAAGGGTGGCAAAGTCCGATACCACTGTGTTTGTGCTTGGTGAAAGCGGTGTAGGAAAAGAACTTGTTGCCCGGTATATTCATGAAAACAGCGAAAGGTCAAAAAATGTTTTTGTGCCGGTCAATTGTGCGGCATTACCGGAAAACCTACTTGAGAGTGAGCTTTTTGGCTACGAAAAGGGGGCTTTTACCGGTGCTTTTTCAAAAAAAATGGGTAAATTTGAGATTGCGGATAAGGGAACGATATTGCTTGATGAGGTTACAGAAATGGATTTCAGGCTTCAGGCAAAATTATTAAGGGTTTTGCAGGAGAGAGAGATAGAGGTTGTCGGCTCAAAGTATCCCAAAAAAGTTGACGTGAAGGTTATTGCCACAACGAACAGAAATATAAATAAACTGGTCGAGGAAGGTAAGTTCCGGGAAGATCTTTATTACAGGCTTAATGTGTTTCCTATAGTCGTGCCGCCTCTTAGGGAAAGAAAAGAGGACATTCCGGAGCTTGTGGCATATTTCTTGCGTAAATATTCTAAGGGCATGGATATACGAATCAACGAGGAAGCGATGACATTTTTAATGGAGAATAACTGGAAGGGAAACGTGAGAGAGCTGGAAAACAATATTGCCAGGGCATGTATCCTCTCGAATTATTCTGTTATTAAATTGACACATTTGCAGGAAATGGCATTTATAAAAAACACCCCCCAAGGTTCTGTAAAGGAAATGGAGATGAATCTTATTCTTGATGCTCTAAAATCTTATAAAGGCAACAGGACAAAAGCTGCTTTAATGCTTGGTATAACAGTAAGGACATTGAGAAACAAAATAAAAGAGTACAGAGATATGGGATTTAATATCCCTGACAGGGAGTAA
- a CDS encoding ATP-binding protein — MPALETNLLQNAFQEFSKASDSIINYYSMLESRIGLLKQEVEEKNRELENAKEYLHNILDSLPVGVVVIDRKSVSFSNRKAEMLGSEKFLCGLNNGDQKAGEIKNGKGYYRWKKEVLTNGFEGKEVIVFEDVTEFEKMKERLERDERLLAMGEMAARIAHEIKNPLGSMELFLSMLSNGKLKTKERKKYIDYVQFGVKTIDRIINNILSYTRPKTLVLRPEKISEIVKDTLDFMSVSIMSRDIGVHFNACYEGLSYFDPDMMKLVIMNFISNAIEAVTAKGFIRIEIKEEGRYVVVVISDNGIGMSEEIRKNIFNPFFTTKDKGVGLGLYIVYNIIKAHGGYIEVESTEGSGASFYIFIPKDKT; from the coding sequence ATGCCAGCGTTGGAAACGAACTTACTTCAAAATGCATTTCAAGAATTTTCAAAGGCATCCGATTCAATAATCAATTACTATAGTATGCTTGAAAGCCGGATAGGGCTTTTAAAACAGGAAGTAGAAGAGAAAAACAGGGAGTTGGAAAATGCAAAGGAATATCTCCACAATATCCTCGATTCACTGCCTGTTGGGGTTGTTGTAATTGATAGAAAGTCTGTATCTTTTTCGAACAGGAAAGCAGAAATGCTGGGTTCGGAGAAATTCTTATGTGGTTTGAACAATGGTGACCAAAAGGCCGGTGAAATAAAAAACGGTAAAGGTTATTACAGGTGGAAAAAAGAGGTATTAACGAATGGATTTGAAGGGAAAGAAGTCATTGTATTTGAAGACGTAACGGAGTTTGAAAAGATGAAAGAAAGGCTCGAAAGGGATGAAAGATTGCTGGCTATGGGTGAAATGGCCGCAAGGATTGCCCATGAGATAAAAAACCCTCTCGGAAGCATGGAACTGTTTCTTTCAATGCTCTCAAATGGAAAACTAAAAACAAAAGAAAGGAAGAAATATATAGATTATGTGCAGTTCGGGGTTAAAACGATTGACAGGATCATTAACAACATACTTTCCTATACAAGGCCAAAGACCCTTGTATTAAGGCCGGAAAAAATCAGCGAAATTGTTAAGGATACCCTTGATTTTATGAGTGTTTCCATTATGAGTCGGGATATAGGCGTTCATTTTAACGCATGTTATGAAGGCCTCTCATATTTTGATCCGGACATGATGAAACTCGTGATTATGAATTTTATCAGTAATGCCATAGAAGCTGTTACAGCAAAGGGTTTTATCAGGATAGAGATAAAGGAAGAGGGGAGATACGTTGTAGTCGTAATTAGCGATAACGGTATCGGGATGAGTGAAGAGATAAGAAAAAATATTTTTAACCCCTTTTTTACTACGAAAGATAAAGGCGTCGGTCTGGGATTATATATTGTCTATAACATTATAAAAGCCCATGGTGGTTATATTGAGGTGGAATCCACAGAGGGTTCCGGTGCATCTTTTTATATTTTTATCCCGAAGGATAAGACTTGA
- a CDS encoding sigma-54 dependent transcriptional regulator: MDKGKIIVVEDEESILLMLTEFLRSSDYTVDPFLESKQALSALKNNNYHVLITDLSMPKIDGLQLINYIQKEYLDTLGIVMTGYGSLETAISAMRLGAFDYILKPFNFEDILTTVNSAIYYYKLLKNENIPKGLTLKANLLRRFSESKIIRENTILRSCLKDKYKFENIIGISFGMQKVFELIEKVADTGATVMVTGESGVGKELVAKAIHYNSSKKDNPLVVVNCGAIPETLLESELFGYEKGAFTGAVNTRYGRFELAHGGSIFLDEIGDMSFNLQVKLLRVLQERTFERIGGSKTIKVDLRIIAATNRNLEELVKEGKFREDLYYRLSVVPIHIPPLRERRQDIPLLLNYFLEKSNIINCAGIEGFSEEVYGYFNEL, encoded by the coding sequence ATGGATAAAGGTAAAATAATTGTTGTAGAGGACGAAGAAAGCATCCTGTTGATGCTGACCGAGTTTTTACGAAGCAGCGATTATACCGTAGACCCTTTTTTAGAAAGTAAACAGGCATTATCTGCCCTGAAGAATAATAATTACCATGTTTTAATTACCGATCTTTCAATGCCTAAGATAGATGGGCTTCAGTTAATAAATTATATTCAGAAGGAATACCTCGATACTCTCGGTATCGTCATGACGGGTTACGGAAGCCTTGAGACTGCTATAAGCGCTATGAGATTAGGAGCTTTTGACTATATCCTGAAACCCTTTAATTTTGAAGATATTCTAACCACAGTCAATTCTGCCATCTATTATTATAAGCTTTTGAAGAATGAGAACATTCCGAAAGGACTGACTTTAAAGGCAAACCTTTTGAGACGATTCTCGGAAAGTAAAATAATACGGGAAAATACAATACTAAGGAGTTGTCTTAAAGACAAATACAAATTTGAAAATATTATAGGGATTAGCTTCGGGATGCAGAAGGTGTTTGAGCTTATAGAAAAAGTTGCAGATACAGGCGCAACCGTTATGGTTACCGGTGAAAGTGGCGTTGGGAAAGAGCTTGTTGCGAAGGCTATACACTATAATTCCTCCAAAAAGGATAACCCTCTTGTTGTTGTAAATTGCGGCGCCATACCGGAGACATTGCTTGAAAGCGAGCTTTTTGGATATGAAAAAGGTGCCTTTACAGGCGCTGTGAATACGAGATACGGGAGGTTTGAGCTTGCCCACGGAGGTTCCATTTTTCTCGATGAGATTGGTGACATGAGCTTCAATCTACAGGTAAAGTTGCTGCGGGTACTTCAGGAAAGAACATTTGAAAGAATAGGCGGTTCAAAAACAATTAAGGTTGATTTAAGGATTATTGCGGCTACCAACAGAAATTTGGAGGAGCTTGTGAAGGAAGGCAAGTTCCGGGAAGATCTGTATTATCGGTTGAGCGTTGTTCCTATACATATACCGCCTTTAAGGGAAAGGAGGCAGGACATACCTCTTTTGCTCAATTATTTTCTTGAAAAATCAAATATTATAAACTGTGCAGGTATTGAAGGATTTTCAGAAGAAGTATATGGATATTTTAATGAATTATGA
- a CDS encoding GGDEF domain-containing protein: protein MSDLEREILPRVELCIIRSERVVEINPLTRLPGNISINKQIQDRLDANEIFALAYLDIDHFKPFNDKYGFSRGDEVIKVVGRLILNIVKNKQAQNSFVGHIGGDDFIYIMNEDIVEETSAEIVGAFNRIIQTFYDPEDREKSCIQSRDRQGNIKIFSFMTVSIGSASNKYGHFVHYGEITEIASKMKTQAKRLKGGGFKMDRRNISI from the coding sequence ATGTCAGATCTTGAAAGAGAAATCTTGCCGAGGGTTGAGCTTTGCATTATAAGGTCAGAGAGGGTTGTAGAAATCAACCCTTTGACAAGGCTTCCGGGAAATATTTCGATTAATAAGCAGATACAGGACAGGCTTGATGCAAATGAGATCTTCGCCCTTGCCTATCTGGATATTGATCACTTTAAACCTTTTAACGACAAATACGGATTCAGTCGGGGAGATGAGGTTATAAAAGTAGTGGGACGGCTGATCCTGAATATCGTGAAAAATAAACAAGCTCAAAATAGCTTTGTGGGACATATAGGCGGAGATGATTTCATATATATAATGAACGAAGATATTGTTGAAGAAACATCAGCAGAGATCGTTGGTGCCTTTAACAGAATAATTCAGACATTTTATGATCCGGAAGACAGAGAAAAAAGTTGTATCCAATCGAGAGACAGACAGGGCAATATTAAAATATTTTCCTTTATGACGGTTTCTATCGGCAGTGCAAGTAATAAATATGGACATTTTGTCCATTATGGAGAGATTACGGAAATTGCATCAAAGATGAAAACACAGGCAAAACGTTTAAAGGGTGGAGGCTTTAAAATGGATAGGAGAAACATATCCATATAA
- a CDS encoding HDOD domain-containing protein has protein sequence MNELDKKLIRFKVENIDTLPTIPGALKNLLKVLENQKVSLNEIGNFISNDPVLTTKVLKMVNSPIYGFPGRISSVSQAVILLGLNVVKGLLLGVSVFELMQKSMVGLWEHSMGCAIASRLIAKKKGLKEPEEVSIAGLLHDIGKVVLILQFYEHYEYATKEAEDKGIVISEAEENVFAITHADAGTWMTQKWRFPGNLIEVIRCHHKPHLSRIAPVETAIVYLSDILVRARGFGFAGDNMVPVINPAIWESLSMTESDLKDIFKEMDDSIEEVGTSILE, from the coding sequence ATGAATGAGCTTGATAAAAAACTGATTCGTTTTAAAGTTGAAAACATTGATACACTGCCGACAATTCCCGGAGCTTTAAAGAATCTTTTAAAAGTGCTTGAGAATCAAAAGGTATCCCTTAATGAGATTGGTAATTTTATATCAAATGACCCGGTTCTCACCACAAAGGTTTTAAAGATGGTAAATTCGCCGATATATGGTTTCCCCGGCAGAATATCGTCTGTAAGCCAGGCAGTAATCCTCCTTGGATTAAATGTCGTAAAGGGTTTATTGCTCGGCGTTTCTGTCTTTGAACTCATGCAGAAATCTATGGTTGGGCTCTGGGAACATTCCATGGGATGTGCTATTGCCTCCAGACTGATAGCAAAGAAAAAAGGCTTAAAAGAACCGGAGGAGGTTTCTATCGCAGGTTTGCTCCATGACATTGGCAAGGTTGTCCTAATCCTGCAATTCTATGAACATTATGAATATGCAACGAAGGAGGCTGAGGACAAGGGCATTGTTATTTCAGAGGCAGAGGAGAATGTTTTTGCCATTACACATGCAGATGCAGGAACCTGGATGACTCAGAAGTGGAGATTTCCAGGAAACCTTATAGAAGTGATTCGGTGCCACCATAAGCCTCATTTGTCAAGAATCGCTCCTGTCGAGACGGCTATAGTTTACCTCTCAGATATACTTGTCCGGGCAAGGGGTTTCGGTTTTGCAGGTGACAATATGGTTCCGGTTATTAACCCTGCTATATGGGAAAGCCTTAGCATGACCGAATCTGACTTGAAGGATATATTTAAAGAAATGGATGATTCAATAGAGGAAGTAGGCACATCAATTCTCGAATGA
- a CDS encoding PAS domain S-box protein, with translation MKEDQRKKKQRTTSQLGELRKNIAELKPGQYTVNQQITDIIEFLPDATFIINNDKKVIAWNRAIEKMTGIKKADIIGKGDYAYAIPFYGERRPVLADVFGVLHNEDIESRYQNIERDGDAIFAEVHIPVLAERKDVFLWVKASPLYSYSGTLVGAIESIRDITARRRSQEILQKTKDELEERVNKRTADLKAINEELRHEIEERKKAEKELNESVRRFNDIINFLPDATMVIDGKGKVIAWNHAMEITTGIKAENMLGKGDYEYAIPFYGERRPVLLDIFFLPDHELESQYKKLKRNKEQLAVEAHVENLNGREAYFIATASAFYDSNGNIIGGIETIHDITDRKRTEEALKQAEAKYRNIFENAVEGIFQTTLEGTFIDVNPAFARIFGYSSPEVLIETITDIGRQMYVDPEARLQFIDMIFREDRMINHEAQCYRADGSVIWVSQSARALWDENGTLQRLEGFLEDITEQKKTEEESYRTKKLESIGILAGGIAHDFNNMLGAILGYMSFAKMLIDPLSKPFSLLDKAEMVLKNASDLTKKLITFSKGGTPLLQPLSVEGLIRKTAKHVLKDSPDIQCKYYVPEDVPLLMVDESQIKQVISNIVANARESMPDGGDINIFIENVALTSKDNVPQKEGKYVKISIEDHGVGIAADDILKVFDPYFSTKEMGSQKGMGLGLAVCYSIVKNHGGFINVDSEVGNGSTFNIFLPLSEPD, from the coding sequence ATGAAAGAAGACCAACGTAAGAAAAAACAACGGACTACCAGCCAATTGGGCGAATTACGCAAAAACATTGCAGAATTAAAACCAGGGCAATATACGGTAAACCAGCAGATTACTGATATTATCGAATTTTTACCTGACGCAACCTTTATTATTAACAATGATAAAAAGGTCATAGCCTGGAACAGGGCGATTGAGAAGATGACAGGTATAAAAAAGGCGGATATTATCGGAAAGGGGGATTATGCATATGCGATCCCTTTCTATGGTGAACGCAGACCGGTATTGGCAGATGTTTTTGGAGTGCTGCATAACGAAGATATTGAATCACGTTATCAAAACATAGAAAGGGATGGAGATGCAATATTTGCAGAAGTGCATATCCCTGTATTAGCTGAAAGGAAGGATGTATTTCTTTGGGTGAAGGCATCGCCGCTTTACAGCTATAGTGGAACACTGGTCGGAGCCATAGAATCGATACGCGATATTACCGCCAGGAGACGATCCCAAGAGATCTTGCAGAAGACTAAAGATGAACTTGAGGAGCGTGTAAACAAAAGGACGGCAGATCTTAAAGCAATCAATGAAGAACTCCGGCATGAGATTGAAGAACGTAAAAAGGCAGAAAAGGAGCTTAATGAATCAGTGAGGCGTTTTAATGATATCATCAATTTTCTTCCTGACGCTACTATGGTTATTGATGGGAAAGGGAAGGTGATAGCCTGGAACCATGCCATGGAGATAACAACCGGGATTAAAGCAGAGAATATGCTGGGCAAAGGAGATTATGAATATGCCATACCGTTTTACGGTGAGAGAAGACCGGTACTTTTAGACATATTCTTTCTTCCTGATCATGAGTTGGAGAGTCAGTATAAAAAACTTAAAAGGAATAAAGAGCAGCTTGCAGTTGAAGCACATGTGGAAAACCTGAACGGTCGTGAGGCGTATTTCATTGCAACAGCTTCGGCGTTTTATGATTCTAATGGAAATATCATAGGGGGTATTGAAACAATACATGATATTACAGACAGGAAAAGAACAGAAGAGGCTTTGAAACAAGCTGAGGCAAAATACAGAAATATCTTTGAGAATGCGGTGGAGGGCATTTTCCAGACAACGTTAGAGGGAACTTTTATTGATGTAAACCCGGCATTTGCCCGTATTTTTGGTTATAGTTCACCTGAAGTACTAATTGAAACGATTACAGATATCGGCAGGCAGATGTATGTTGACCCGGAGGCACGTTTACAGTTTATTGACATGATATTTAGGGAAGATAGAATGATTAATCATGAAGCACAGTGTTACCGGGCAGACGGAAGTGTTATATGGGTGTCGCAGAGCGCACGCGCTTTATGGGATGAAAACGGAACACTCCAGCGCTTAGAAGGTTTCCTTGAGGACATTACGGAGCAGAAAAAGACGGAGGAAGAGTCTTACAGGACTAAGAAGCTTGAATCCATAGGTATTCTTGCGGGAGGTATTGCTCATGATTTCAACAATATGCTCGGGGCAATCCTTGGCTACATGTCCTTTGCAAAGATGTTGATAGATCCTTTGAGTAAGCCGTTTAGTTTGCTCGATAAGGCTGAGATGGTATTAAAAAATGCAAGCGACCTGACGAAAAAATTAATCACCTTTTCAAAAGGTGGTACACCTTTGCTGCAACCCTTGTCTGTCGAAGGGCTTATCAGGAAGACAGCAAAGCATGTTCTGAAGGATTCTCCTGACATACAATGCAAGTATTATGTTCCCGAGGATGTGCCCCTCCTTATGGTGGATGAAAGCCAGATAAAACAGGTAATTTCCAATATCGTTGCCAATGCCAGGGAATCTATGCCTGATGGAGGAGATATTAACATATTTATCGAAAATGTTGCCCTTACATCAAAAGACAATGTCCCTCAGAAAGAGGGTAAGTACGTGAAGATTTCTATAGAGGATCATGGCGTAGGTATTGCAGCAGATGATATATTGAAGGTCTTCGATCCCTATTTTAGCACTAAAGAGATGGGATCGCAGAAGGGGATGGGCCTGGGGTTGGCAGTTTGTTACTCCATTGTAAAAAATCATGGCGGGTTTATAAATGTGGATTCTGAAGTAGGCAACGGCAGCACATTCAATATATTTTTGCCGTTATCTGAACCTGATTAG